The DNA sequence GAATTGGTCAAAGTTAATTTGTGCAATGAAAGAGCGACATTTAAATGGTGATTCTTCAATGAGTATTGAGGAAGTAAAAGAAGAACTCGAGACTTTTAAAGAAATACCAGTTTGGCTTGTTAATAAGAAAGGAGAGATGGAGACAACACTCTTTGATCTATATAACTTCTATATTGATCCTAGGCTTAAGCACCTGTGGTTTGATGTGAATAAGCAAACCCTTATTTCTCTTAAGCATAAGGCCGGCCCATTTATGCATCTTCATTCAATGAGATGGGTTGATTATGATATCTATAAATTATTTGTCTATGATCGTCTGCTTAATAATCTTTCTCTAAGTCATCGTGACTTTAGAATGAATACAAGTTTAAAAGCTAAATTTTCATTTTGGAATTCTATTTTAAAACCTGTTGATGGACAGATTGTGCAATTGAGTCGCAAGGGAATCCTTGTATCGATTGAAGGTCATAAGAACTTCTTAAGTCTATCGCAGTCCGACCAAATATCTCTTAGTGCTGAGGTTGGGGGACTCCTCAGTGCTACAGGGAAAAAGTTCGAAGAGTTTGATGAAGTTATTGGAAATTGTACAAAAGCAAAATCTGTAAAAATTGACTTTGATGAAAATATTTTTAAGGATTTAAATGCTCTTGAGACTTGCAAAGGGGAGACCTACTATATGTTCATTCCTTTCGCAAAATTTCCAATCAAACATCATCGCGTAGGTAAGGCCGTTCAACACGTTATTGATGAAGTTGAAGGAGCTGCCTCTAATATCCTAAATAAGCTAATTGCCTAGTAAATAATTTTATTCAAAGGGCTTGGTCTAAAAGATCTTAGCCTTTTGTATAAAACATTTAAGTACTCTTTACTCACTAAGAAAGGGTGCTCTCTATTTGATGCTCGAATAATAAAATTCTCTTTTTTCTCAATGTTTAGATCAGGTAAGCTTGTTAAAACCCAAGAGAGGTCATACTCAATTTCTTCACCTGTTTTGATCTTAACGATGACTTTAAAGTATGGCTTGGCCAGATAGCGCTCAATTGCCTTATCCATTTTATCTGTTCGTTTATCAAGGATAGAGTTGGATTTAAAACTTGTAAGCTTTACTAAGAACTCTTGTACGGCCTCATCATCGAGGGCCTTATTTCCTGAAACCCAGATATCTTTATCATTTCGACTGAATTCAAAGCGTAGTTTTCCAGAATTAATAACTGTAACTCCTCTAATATCACTTGGAGCATAACTAAAGACTCGTGAATCAATAAGAGAGGGAAGATCAATCTTTTCAAGAGAGAACTTTACTGCATTAACGTGATAGATGGCATTGTCCTTATCACTCACGACATAGGTTGAGTTATCAATTGGGTTAATTAAACCAAATGAGATGGTTTCATCAGATCCATCTTCACCTTTTAGCGTGATAATTGAAGTAGGATTATCGAGAGAGAAGTTTGAAAGGTTAATTGGATCCTTTGGAAAAATCTTCTTGATTTTAACATTTTTAAGCGAGTCCAAAAGTTTATTAATGATTGTTTCATTGGCATTAATTCTTCTTGGTTTCGTAATAATCCATTGGTTCTTATTTTTAGCAAGACTAAAGCGTCCTAGGTTTGATTGAAGGGAGATATTATCAACCTTATCAACTTGATCACTTGTGAATAGAAACTGAAGATTAGACAGTTCTTTTGATGTAATAACTGGAGCTTGAAAAAATTCACTAATAACTGCTCCAAAAAGGAGAGTAATAAAGAGTATTGAGACGAGGCTAGCTGAAAAGTAATTACGTTTAATATTTTGCATAAGAAATTCTAGAATTCTTATTCGAGATCGTCAAAGAGATCGAAGTCATCTTCAGCATCTGAGCCTTTTTCTTTGGACGCCGCCGGAGCAGTTGGTTCCTCTCTAACTTCTGGCTCAATAGACTTGATGAAATTTCTAAGTAGGGTACGTTCACCTTCTTTTAGGAATGTAAACTTGATACCTGTTCGGAACGGCATACTCGTTTGGGAAATAATACGGCTCTTCATATTGTAGGTACGTGAGAAGATGACGACGCCATTTAGAATAATTCGATTTGGTATTTGAATATCAACAACAATCGATTGACCTTGAGTAAATTGTTTCTCACAAAAGAAATACATACCATCCATGTAGAGTTCAGATAGGAGAATATTTCCCACATAGACTTTGCCTGCAGGTAAATCAGGAATAAATTGCTTGATAATTTTTGTTTCTTTGATTGGCGTAACGTTGTCTCCAGACATGGCCGCGTCGGCCAAAGCCTGTGGATCAAGAGCAGACTCTTCGTCTTCAATACTATCGTTGATTGGTAGTTCGCCTTTATCCTTGTAAATCTCGATAAGGTCGTCAATATTAGGCTTCTCACCATTTTTATATCGTAGTTTTACAGCTGCTTCCACTTCATCTCGAAGTGTCCAAACGTTAACTTTGATTCTCTTTATTAGGACTGGGTCGCTACTTTTACCGTGTATCATTAACTAACATTTTCTCACATTTTCAATATTTTGTATCTTTTGAAATTTTTGCCTCTGAAAGAGTGTTAAACTAGTTGGTAGACAATTATTCAAAAGTCTTAGCATAGGGTCTCCCATGGAAGGGAGATAAAAAGATTAGGAGGATCTAATGAGATTAAAAGCATTTTTAGCACCCGCTGTTGTTTCAGCAATGGCCCTTTCTCCACTAGCTGCTGATTACGTTCCAGGTGAACTAATTGTAAAGCTAAAGAAAGATGTATCTGTTGAAAGCTTTTTTGGACAATCATTACATGGAAGTTCGCTTGACCGACGTATCGAATTAACGTCTGGTGACTTATATGTAGTTAAGTTTAATGAGTCTCTTGTGTCAATTGATGCAATTGCAAAGCAAATGAATGAAAGAGCAGAGGTAGAGTATGCAGAGCCAAACTTTATCTATGAAATCGTTAAGCCAATCGTACACACAAATGTATTAGAAGAAATCTTAAGCTATAGCACTTCTTCAGATGAAGGTGTTTACTACACGCCAGCTGATGAAAAATTTGGTCAACTATGGGGTCTGAAAAACACTGGTTCAAATGCTCCAAGAGGTGTTTCTGGTGTTGAAGGTGCAGACGTAGATGCACTTAGAGCATGGGAAATTACTCAAGGTGATCGTGCTATTAAGATTGCTGTTATCGATACTGGTATCGATTATAATCACCCAGATCTAAGAGATCAAATGTGGACAAACGAAGGCGAGATTCCAGGTAACGGAATTGATGATGATGGTAACGGGTATGTAGATGATATCCACGGATATGACTTCGCAAATAATGATGGTGATCCAATGGATGGTCACTCTCACGGAACTCACTGTGCTGGTACAATCGGTGCTTCACACAACGCTATTGGTGTTGCTGGTGTTATGAGAGATGTACAATTTGTAGGTATTAAATTCCTAACAGATAGCGGTTCAGGTTCAACTGAAGCTGCAATTAAATCAATTGATTACGCAACGAAAATTGGTGTTGATATTATGTCAAACTCTTGGGGAGGCGGTGGCCGCTCAGAAGCTCTTAAAGAAGCAATTGAAAGAGCTAATGAAGCAGGGATCGTATTTACAGCGGCTGCTGGTAACTCTTCAACAGATAATGATTCACGTCCACACTACCCATCAAACTACAACGTTGATAACGTAATCTCTGTTGCTGCAACAACTGCTGCTGATGAACTAGCAAGCTTTTCTTGTTATGGACGCTCAACAGTACATATCGGTGCTCCAGGACACGAGATTCTTTCAACTGTTAAAGGTGGACGTTATGCATCTTACTCAGGAACTTCAATGGCAACACCACATGTTTCTGGTGTAATTGGTCTATTCCTTTCTGAAAATAAAGGACTTACTCCACTAGAAATTAGAAATAAGGTAATGGTTACTTCTGATCCTGTAGCAGCTCTAAGAGGTAAGACAATCAACGCTGGTCGTATTAATGCTTATAATCTTCTAACTGACACAGTTCCTGAAAGAAATGAGCCAAATCCAGAAGATTGGGAAACTGTAAATGTTTCTTCTTTTGAATCAGAGCATCCATATTTAGAGAACCAAACTCTTGAGACGACTTACACTGTTGAAGGTGCAAAATTTATGAGAGTCAGAGTTCGTAAATTTGATCTTGAGAATCGTTATGACTTTATCGAA is a window from the Bacteriovorax sp. BAL6_X genome containing:
- a CDS encoding S8 family serine peptidase; translation: MRLKAFLAPAVVSAMALSPLAADYVPGELIVKLKKDVSVESFFGQSLHGSSLDRRIELTSGDLYVVKFNESLVSIDAIAKQMNERAEVEYAEPNFIYEIVKPIVHTNVLEEILSYSTSSDEGVYYTPADEKFGQLWGLKNTGSNAPRGVSGVEGADVDALRAWEITQGDRAIKIAVIDTGIDYNHPDLRDQMWTNEGEIPGNGIDDDGNGYVDDIHGYDFANNDGDPMDGHSHGTHCAGTIGASHNAIGVAGVMRDVQFVGIKFLTDSGSGSTEAAIKSIDYATKIGVDIMSNSWGGGGRSEALKEAIERANEAGIVFTAAAGNSSTDNDSRPHYPSNYNVDNVISVAATTAADELASFSCYGRSTVHIGAPGHEILSTVKGGRYASYSGTSMATPHVSGVIGLFLSENKGLTPLEIRNKVMVTSDPVAALRGKTINAGRINAYNLLTDTVPERNEPNPEDWETVNVSSFESEHPYLENQTLETTYTVEGAKFMRVRVRKFDLENRYDFIEVRDARGVLVEKITGSGENYTSFFAEGDTLKLVFKSDRSVQKWGFAIDQVDVQY
- a CDS encoding DUF4340 domain-containing protein is translated as MQNIKRNYFSASLVSILFITLLFGAVISEFFQAPVITSKELSNLQFLFTSDQVDKVDNISLQSNLGRFSLAKNKNQWIITKPRRINANETIINKLLDSLKNVKIKKIFPKDPINLSNFSLDNPTSIITLKGEDGSDETISFGLINPIDNSTYVVSDKDNAIYHVNAVKFSLEKIDLPSLIDSRVFSYAPSDIRGVTVINSGKLRFEFSRNDKDIWVSGNKALDDEAVQEFLVKLTSFKSNSILDKRTDKMDKAIERYLAKPYFKVIVKIKTGEEIEYDLSWVLTSLPDLNIEKKENFIIRASNREHPFLVSKEYLNVLYKRLRSFRPSPLNKIIY